A window of the Candidatus Nitrosotalea okcheonensis genome harbors these coding sequences:
- a CDS encoding winged helix-turn-helix domain-containing protein, with amino-acid sequence MPSSNTQENDESVSTPFLKHQYRTSFGITWDILRACMEAGIDGISVFKISQKANLSHSVVVDNCRRLTNVGIIKTNRIKKKYIFTITEKGIKFFYELEKFHDTIKEINIRY; translated from the coding sequence ATGCCATCATCAAATACACAGGAGAATGATGAATCTGTTAGTACACCATTCCTGAAACATCAATACCGGACATCGTTCGGTATAACTTGGGACATTTTACGAGCATGTATGGAAGCAGGTATTGATGGCATATCTGTATTCAAGATATCTCAGAAGGCAAACCTGTCACACAGTGTAGTTGTAGATAATTGTCGGAGACTAACTAATGTTGGTATTATCAAAACTAACAGAATCAAAAAAAAATATATTTTTACAATCACAGAAAAAGGGATAAAGTTCTTTTATGAACTTGAAAAATTCCATGATACAATAAAAGAAATAAACATCAGGTACTAG
- a CDS encoding winged helix-turn-helix domain-containing protein translates to MKHHNGLNIIRRMLESARQGATKSRIMHDAYLSSEKTSVYLKLLQENKLLRCELGNRVYHTTEKGFQLLDESNELNEFLYKVDPIFSDLDSLGEFSDQFNEPRE, encoded by the coding sequence TTGAAGCATCATAATGGATTGAACATAATCAGAAGGATGCTAGAATCAGCAAGACAGGGAGCAACCAAATCTAGGATAATGCATGACGCGTATCTTTCTTCTGAAAAAACAAGCGTATACCTAAAATTATTGCAAGAAAATAAGCTATTAAGATGCGAACTTGGCAACAGGGTATATCATACCACTGAGAAAGGATTCCAGTTACTTGATGAATCTAACGAACTAAATGAATTTTTATACAAAGTAGATCCCATATTCTCAGATTTGGACTCTTTAGGGGAATTTTCTGATCAGTTTAATGAACCAAGGGAATAA
- a CDS encoding fibronectin type III domain-containing protein yields MFAFDAYAQVDPTISTVSNTAISTVVTASKTASSAVTAANQKATSTITTTVPVAISEIKKASQDAVNSVNTAAQNANSAVNTASQTAVSSVISANQTATSTKDTVAQTAISGIRQVNQTAISGINTVIPIAVSAITTANKTAIEEINAATPVVVSAINTSNQESIFAITTANAAATSTIATFTPITISTVNTAAQNANSAVNTASKTSISTVNTADLLLTSTKNSVAQAGLSGINQVNQMAISELGIATPITISEINTANQTAIAEINIATPTSIAEINTAILASFEEMNTATQAALAEINLANQTNDPNVITVTPIATSVVIAANQTGMMAVATANQTSSSTIATSGQNTTSTINNAIQRAISTVNIAAQNANSAVNTASQTAVSSVISANQTATSTKDTVAQTAISGIRQVNQTAISGINTATPIAVSAITTANKTAIAGINEVATPAVVSAITTANQAAISTVTTVNQKATSTMMSLTPQAISTVNIAAQNANSAVNTASQTAVSSVISANQKATSTKDTVAQTAISGIRQVNQTAISGINTVAQKAILKIKTANQTAIAEINIATPTSIAEINTATQAALSEINIANQTAIAEINTATPLAMSAVNPASAAANQTVSNLLPSPTGLTATGISSSKIILNWNAPSDTGKLVTGYKIERSNNGGTSWFTVKSNTGSTVTSYVDTQLIQNTTYTYRVSAIYQVGTSMPSNTASASTSIIAKLTVTSQFTTGQTLTGMYCELHNSNGQLVATGFTPCSFDLQGGSQYTIGMGSFGNDTFNYWLDTGSSVNPRTISLSSNAYLTAVYKNTS; encoded by the coding sequence ATGTTCGCATTCGATGCATATGCACAGGTAGATCCTACTATCTCTACTGTTTCAAATACTGCCATTTCAACAGTAGTAACAGCTAGTAAAACAGCCAGCTCTGCTGTAACGGCAGCAAATCAAAAAGCTACATCAACTATAACAACCACTGTTCCAGTAGCAATCTCCGAAATAAAGAAAGCTTCTCAGGATGCTGTCAATTCGGTAAACACAGCTGCTCAGAATGCCAACTCTGCAGTGAACACAGCATCCCAGACTGCAGTCTCTTCAGTAATATCAGCAAACCAGACGGCAACATCCACCAAGGATACTGTTGCTCAGACCGCCATTTCTGGAATACGCCAAGTAAACCAGACTGCCATCTCAGGAATTAATACTGTTATCCCCATTGCGGTCTCTGCAATTACCACCGCCAACAAGACTGCCATTGAAGAAATTAATGCAGCTACACCGGTAGTGGTTTCTGCAATAAATACATCTAACCAAGAATCTATCTTTGCAATTACCACAGCCAATGCAGCAGCTACTTCAACTATAGCGACTTTTACTCCCATCACTATTTCAACAGTAAACACAGCTGCTCAGAATGCCAACTCTGCAGTGAACACTGCATCCAAGACATCTATTTCAACAGTAAACACAGCTGATCTTCTTCTTACTTCTACTAAAAATTCTGTAGCTCAAGCAGGTTTGTCCGGAATAAATCAAGTCAATCAGATGGCCATTTCGGAGTTAGGTATTGCTACACCGATAACTATTTCTGAAATAAACACAGCCAACCAGACTGCCATTGCAGAAATTAATATTGCTACTCCAACGTCTATCGCAGAAATAAATACAGCCATCCTGGCATCATTTGAAGAAATGAATACTGCAACCCAGGCAGCTCTTGCAGAAATAAACTTGGCTAACCAGACAAACGATCCAAATGTTATCACTGTTACACCAATTGCAACATCCGTAGTAATCGCAGCTAACCAGACAGGTATGATGGCAGTTGCTACTGCAAATCAGACGTCATCATCTACGATTGCTACTTCTGGTCAAAATACTACATCTACTATTAATAATGCCATACAACGAGCAATCTCGACAGTAAACATAGCTGCTCAGAATGCCAACTCTGCAGTGAACACAGCATCCCAGACTGCAGTCTCTTCAGTAATATCAGCAAACCAGACGGCAACATCCACCAAGGATACTGTTGCTCAGACCGCCATTTCTGGAATACGCCAAGTAAACCAGACTGCCATCTCAGGAATTAATACTGCAACACCAATTGCTGTCTCTGCAATAACTACAGCCAACAAGACTGCCATTGCAGGAATTAATGAAGTAGCTACACCGGCAGTGGTCTCTGCAATAACTACAGCCAACCAGGCTGCCATATCTACAGTAACAACAGTAAATCAAAAAGCAACATCAACCATGATGTCTCTCACTCCACAAGCAATCTCGACAGTAAACATAGCTGCTCAGAATGCCAACTCTGCAGTGAACACAGCATCCCAGACTGCAGTCTCTTCAGTAATATCAGCAAACCAGAAAGCAACATCCACCAAGGATACTGTTGCTCAGACCGCCATTTCTGGAATACGCCAAGTAAACCAGACTGCCATCTCAGGAATTAATACTGTTGCTCAAAAAGCTATCTTGAAAATAAAGACAGCCAACCAGACTGCCATTGCAGAAATTAATATTGCTACTCCAACGTCTATCGCAGAAATAAATACAGCCACACAAGCAGCGCTTTCTGAAATAAATATTGCCAACCAGACTGCAATAGCTGAGATAAACACTGCCACGCCGTTAGCCATGTCTGCTGTAAACCCTGCAAGTGCCGCAGCAAATCAGACCGTAAGTAATCTACTCCCATCTCCAACTGGTTTGACTGCTACCGGTATTTCATCATCAAAGATAATTCTAAACTGGAATGCACCATCTGACACCGGCAAGTTGGTCACAGGATACAAAATTGAAAGGTCAAATAACGGTGGCACCTCTTGGTTTACTGTCAAATCAAACACTGGCAGTACTGTAACATCATATGTGGATACTCAATTGATTCAAAATACGACATATACATACCGCGTTTCTGCAATATACCAGGTAGGAACAAGCATGCCATCAAACACTGCATCTGCGAGTACAAGCATCATAGCCAAACTAACTGTAACATCACAGTTTACAACAGGACAGACTCTGACAGGCATGTACTGTGAATTGCACAATTCTAATGGTCAGTTAGTGGCAACAGGTTTTACGCCTTGTTCATTTGATCTTCAGGGTGGATCCCAGTATACAATAGGAATGGGCAGCTTTGGCAATGATACATTCAATTATTGGCTAGATACCGGTTCGTCAGTGAATCCTAGGACTATATCTTTGTCGTCTAATGCCTATCTTACAGCTGTATACAAAAACACATCTTAA